The Urbifossiella limnaea genome has a window encoding:
- a CDS encoding response regulator has protein sequence MNNLADAPAVRSTVLVVEDEPTIIVMARMVLERAGYAVLGAASGPDAVAVFRDNDQIAVVVLDLNLPGLNGWEVLAELRRLRPDARVVLTTGSTIDDTPAAEPQHLPTAVLPKPYRPADLVAVVGRLLAAR, from the coding sequence ATGAACAACCTTGCCGACGCACCAGCCGTTCGCTCCACCGTGCTCGTAGTCGAAGACGAACCTACAATCATCGTCATGGCCCGAATGGTCCTGGAACGTGCCGGGTACGCCGTCCTCGGCGCGGCCAGCGGCCCGGACGCTGTAGCCGTGTTCCGCGACAACGACCAAATAGCGGTCGTCGTGCTCGACCTGAATCTCCCGGGGCTCAACGGCTGGGAGGTGCTGGCGGAACTCCGGCGGCTCCGGCCGGACGCCCGCGTCGTACTCACCACCGGCAGCACCATCGACGACACGCCCGCCGCTGAGCCGCAACACCTGCCCACGGCAGTCCTTCCGAAGCCGTACCGGCCCGCCGACCTAGTCGCCGTCGTCGGGCGCCTACTCGCCGCCCGCTGA
- a CDS encoding DUF1592 domain-containing protein produces the protein MPLPRLLPVGLALAAFTVAGLTRSPAQPPAPEAKAFAADGVAYLKKHCLGCHGDTRPKADLSLTRYATAESILKDRKIWQRVQDVIHAGEMPPESRPRPTTAENDAFLKTVGGVFDHHDRTAPPDPGRVTMRRLNRLEYNNTVRDLVGVDFTPADDFPSDDVGHGFDNIGDVLTLPPVLLERYLAAAESIMDRAVQVTPVKSPERWQGGQYLEPASAKVPLKNNWRVMSVKDGGDAVETGPVHTQYQVPTDGEYIFRARVRAETTGSEPVRVAVLAVCDKAAPGVASDAEAEKLSGAAVKGLRPFVILKTVDVTGTEKTPQVIEAKVPANIGLKRMAVALVKPKAGEPAPTLFVQNLYLQGPLDTRPATHRALLKCDESKPAADKSREVLGRFATRAYRRPVTPDELTRLVKLAESRTAAGESWEAGVQFAMTAVLVSPKFLFRVELDDRPEGPDARPIGEYQLASRLSYFLWASMPDAELFELAGKNQLTPNLPAQVKRMLADPKANTLVESFAMQWLQLQPLKNAQPDAKLFPQFNDRLRAAMFQETKLFLGEIVRQDRSVLDILDADFTYVNADLARLYGLKDAARGGRRQEEFVRVALAGTNRGGVLTQASVLTVTSNPTRTSPVKRGRWVLEQLLGTPPPPPPPNVPELEEAGKKTTALTLRARMEEHRKNAACASCHAKMDPLGFGLENFDAVGAFRAKDGDAAIDPSGELPGGVKFAGPVELKKILLTKKDLFARCLAEKLLTYAVGRGLEFTDKRAVDKVVAGLARQDYKFSALVTEVVQSDPFRLRRGRAPQ, from the coding sequence ATGCCCTTGCCCCGCCTGTTGCCAGTTGGTCTTGCGCTGGCCGCGTTCACAGTCGCCGGCCTCACGCGCAGTCCCGCTCAGCCGCCGGCGCCGGAGGCGAAGGCGTTCGCGGCCGACGGCGTCGCGTACCTCAAGAAGCACTGCCTCGGCTGCCACGGCGACACCCGCCCCAAGGCCGACCTGTCGCTGACCCGGTACGCGACCGCCGAATCGATCCTGAAAGACCGCAAGATCTGGCAGCGGGTGCAGGACGTGATCCACGCCGGCGAGATGCCGCCGGAGTCGCGGCCGCGGCCGACCACCGCCGAGAACGACGCCTTCCTCAAGACCGTCGGCGGCGTCTTCGACCACCACGACCGCACGGCCCCGCCCGACCCCGGCCGCGTCACCATGCGGCGGCTCAACCGGCTGGAGTACAACAACACCGTCCGCGACCTCGTCGGCGTCGACTTCACCCCGGCCGACGACTTCCCCTCCGACGACGTGGGCCACGGCTTCGACAACATCGGAGACGTGCTGACGCTGCCGCCGGTTTTGCTCGAGCGCTACCTCGCGGCCGCCGAGTCGATCATGGACCGGGCCGTTCAGGTGACGCCGGTCAAGTCGCCGGAGCGCTGGCAGGGCGGGCAGTACCTCGAACCCGCGTCGGCGAAGGTGCCGCTGAAGAACAACTGGCGCGTCATGTCGGTCAAGGACGGCGGCGACGCCGTGGAGACCGGCCCCGTTCACACGCAGTACCAGGTGCCGACGGACGGCGAGTACATCTTTCGCGCCCGCGTCCGCGCCGAGACGACGGGCTCGGAGCCGGTGCGGGTGGCGGTGCTGGCGGTGTGCGACAAGGCCGCCCCCGGCGTCGCTTCCGACGCGGAGGCCGAGAAACTGAGCGGCGCGGCCGTGAAGGGGTTGCGGCCGTTCGTGATCCTCAAGACGGTGGACGTGACCGGCACCGAGAAGACGCCGCAGGTGATCGAGGCGAAGGTTCCGGCGAACATCGGCCTGAAGCGGATGGCGGTGGCGCTGGTCAAGCCCAAGGCGGGCGAGCCGGCGCCGACCCTGTTCGTGCAGAACCTGTACCTGCAAGGCCCGCTCGACACCCGCCCCGCCACCCACCGCGCCTTGCTCAAGTGCGACGAGTCGAAGCCGGCCGCGGACAAGTCGCGCGAGGTGCTCGGCCGCTTCGCCACCCGCGCCTACCGCCGGCCGGTGACGCCGGACGAACTGACCCGGCTCGTGAAGCTCGCCGAGTCGCGCACGGCGGCGGGCGAGTCGTGGGAGGCCGGCGTGCAGTTCGCCATGACGGCGGTGCTGGTGTCGCCCAAGTTCCTGTTCCGCGTCGAGCTCGACGACCGCCCCGAAGGCCCGGACGCGCGGCCGATCGGCGAGTACCAGCTGGCGTCGCGCCTGAGCTACTTCCTGTGGGCGTCGATGCCCGACGCCGAACTCTTCGAGCTGGCCGGGAAGAACCAGCTGACGCCGAACCTGCCGGCGCAGGTGAAGCGGATGCTCGCCGACCCGAAGGCGAACACGCTGGTCGAGTCGTTCGCCATGCAGTGGCTCCAGCTCCAGCCGCTGAAGAACGCCCAGCCGGACGCCAAACTGTTCCCGCAGTTCAACGACCGGCTGCGGGCGGCGATGTTCCAGGAGACGAAGCTGTTCCTTGGCGAGATCGTCCGGCAGGACCGCAGCGTCCTCGACATTCTGGACGCCGACTTTACCTACGTGAACGCCGACCTCGCCCGGCTGTACGGCCTCAAGGACGCGGCCCGCGGCGGGCGCCGACAAGAAGAGTTCGTGCGGGTGGCGCTCGCCGGCACGAACCGCGGCGGCGTGCTGACGCAGGCCAGCGTGCTGACGGTCACCTCGAACCCGACGCGAACCAGCCCGGTGAAGCGCGGCCGGTGGGTGCTGGAACAGCTGCTCGGCACCCCGCCGCCGCCCCCGCCGCCGAACGTGCCCGAGCTGGAGGAAGCCGGGAAGAAGACGACGGCGCTGACGCTGCGGGCGCGGATGGAGGAGCACCGCAAGAACGCGGCGTGTGCCAGCTGTCACGCCAAGATGGACCCGCTCGGCTTCGGGCTGGAGAACTTCGACGCCGTGGGGGCGTTCCGCGCGAAGGACGGCGACGCGGCGATCGACCCGTCGGGCGAGTTGCCGGGCGGCGTGAAGTTCGCCGGGCCGGTCGAGCTGAAGAAGATTCTGCTGACGAAGAAGGACTTGTTCGCCCGCTGCCTCGCGGAGAAGCTGCTGACGTACGCGGTGGGCCGCGGGCTGGAGTTCACCGACAAGCGCGCCGTGGACAAGGTCGTCGCCGGGCTGGCCCGGCAGGACTACAAGTTCTCGGCGCTGGTGACCGAAGTCGTGCAGTCCGACCCGTTCCGCCTGCGCCGCGGGCGGGCGCCCCAGTAA
- a CDS encoding DUF1552 domain-containing protein, producing the protein MPRSPISRRTALKGLGVSVALPWLEAMGPQTAWAQGAGTANPAPNRLCVLYVPNGKNMADWTPEKEGADFDLPHILRPLQPVKDQLMVLTGLTADKARPHGDGGGDHARALGAFLTGSQPRKTDGTDIRAGVSVDQVAAGRLADQTRLPSLELGCEAGAMAGNCDSGYSCVYSSTMSWRSATQPLPKEVNPKLVFERLFSTTPDNVRQRQDARRRSVLDFVREDSRELTDRLGAGDRRKLDEYLSAVRDVEQRIQRAATLPPVRTPDVPAPTGIPGSYPEHIRLMYDLMVLAFQADVTRVVTCVLANEGSNKPYPFAGVTEGHHDLSHHENKAEKKQKIRDINTFHTTQLAYFLGKLKAVREGDGTLLDHCMVAYGSGNSDGNAHNHDNLPILLAGGGCGTLKPGRHVKYARETPLNNLWVGLLDRMRVKVDTLGDSTGALPNLM; encoded by the coding sequence ATGCCGCGTTCGCCGATCAGCCGCCGGACCGCCCTGAAGGGGCTCGGCGTGTCCGTCGCCCTCCCCTGGCTCGAAGCGATGGGACCGCAGACCGCCTGGGCGCAGGGCGCCGGCACCGCCAACCCGGCCCCCAACCGGCTGTGCGTCCTGTACGTGCCCAACGGCAAGAACATGGCCGACTGGACGCCCGAGAAGGAGGGCGCCGATTTCGACCTGCCGCACATCCTCCGCCCGCTTCAGCCGGTGAAGGACCAGTTGATGGTGCTCACCGGCCTGACCGCCGACAAGGCCCGCCCCCACGGCGACGGCGGCGGCGACCACGCCCGGGCGCTCGGGGCGTTCCTCACCGGGTCGCAGCCGCGCAAGACCGACGGCACCGACATCCGCGCCGGCGTCAGCGTCGACCAGGTGGCCGCGGGCCGGCTCGCCGACCAGACCCGGTTGCCGTCGCTGGAACTCGGCTGCGAGGCCGGGGCGATGGCGGGCAACTGCGACAGCGGCTACTCGTGCGTGTACTCGTCCACGATGTCGTGGCGGTCGGCGACGCAGCCGCTGCCGAAGGAGGTGAACCCGAAGCTGGTGTTCGAGCGCCTCTTCTCGACGACGCCGGACAACGTCCGCCAGCGCCAGGACGCCCGCCGCCGCAGCGTCCTCGACTTCGTGCGCGAGGACAGCCGCGAGCTGACCGACCGCCTCGGCGCCGGCGACCGCCGCAAGCTGGACGAGTACCTGTCGGCGGTGCGCGACGTGGAGCAGCGCATCCAGCGCGCCGCGACGCTGCCGCCGGTGCGGACGCCGGACGTGCCCGCCCCGACCGGCATCCCGGGCAGCTACCCCGAGCACATCCGCCTGATGTACGACCTGATGGTGCTGGCGTTCCAGGCCGACGTGACGCGGGTGGTGACGTGCGTGCTGGCGAACGAGGGGAGCAACAAGCCGTACCCGTTCGCCGGGGTGACCGAGGGGCACCACGACCTGTCGCACCACGAGAACAAGGCCGAGAAGAAGCAGAAGATTCGGGACATCAACACGTTCCACACGACGCAGCTGGCGTACTTCCTCGGCAAGCTGAAGGCGGTGCGCGAGGGCGACGGCACGCTGCTGGACCACTGCATGGTGGCCTACGGCAGCGGCAACAGCGACGGCAACGCCCACAACCATGACAACCTGCCGATCCTCCTGGCCGGCGGCGGGTGCGGCACGCTGAAGCCGGGCCGGCACGTGAAGTACGCCCGCGAGACGCCGCTCAACAACCTGTGGGTGGGGTTGCTGGACCGGATGCGCGTGAAGGTGGACACCCTCGGCGACAGCACCGGGGCGCTGCCGAACCTGATGTGA
- a CDS encoding TIGR03067 domain-containing protein, with protein MTRFALAAVAFLIGTTVAADDVSLAALAGSYKAVSASHHGKAVPADVLAGFAAKIEKDDLTFSVKGKDYPAKLKLDAKSTPAHLDLAPQDGPDKGRTFPGIVRLEKGEVVLAFTETADRPADFAGGKDVMVVRLKRDGGK; from the coding sequence ATGACCCGGTTCGCGCTCGCCGCCGTCGCCTTCCTGATCGGCACCACCGTCGCGGCCGACGACGTTTCGCTCGCGGCCCTGGCCGGGTCGTACAAGGCGGTGTCGGCGTCGCACCACGGCAAGGCGGTGCCGGCGGACGTACTCGCCGGCTTCGCCGCGAAGATCGAGAAGGACGACCTGACGTTTTCGGTCAAGGGGAAGGACTACCCGGCGAAGCTCAAGCTGGACGCGAAGAGCACGCCGGCGCACCTCGACCTGGCGCCGCAGGACGGCCCGGACAAGGGGCGGACGTTCCCCGGGATCGTCCGGCTGGAGAAGGGCGAGGTGGTGCTGGCGTTCACCGAGACGGCCGACCGCCCGGCGGACTTCGCCGGCGGCAAGGACGTGATGGTGGTGCGGCTGAAGCGCGACGGCGGGAAGTAG
- a CDS encoding TIGR03067 domain-containing protein has protein sequence MKQLLAAVVAGLVVAGAGTAQGDAPAKSIDGTYKVLSASFGGKTKEDADKVEFEFKNGTVTVREGGKAKAEDAKYTLDPTKTPGHIDISPPKGDKTVLGIYQTKATKAGLELTLAFTKNGSDRPTDFKTDTPGVTVMKLLRQGEK, from the coding sequence ATGAAGCAGTTGCTGGCGGCGGTGGTGGCGGGGCTGGTGGTCGCGGGGGCGGGGACCGCCCAGGGCGACGCCCCGGCCAAGTCGATCGACGGCACCTACAAGGTGCTGTCGGCGTCGTTCGGCGGAAAGACGAAGGAGGACGCGGACAAGGTGGAGTTCGAGTTCAAGAACGGCACGGTGACGGTCCGCGAGGGCGGCAAGGCGAAGGCCGAGGACGCGAAGTACACTCTCGACCCGACCAAGACGCCGGGGCACATCGACATCTCACCGCCGAAGGGGGACAAGACGGTGCTGGGCATCTACCAAACGAAGGCGACGAAGGCGGGCCTGGAGCTGACGCTGGCTTTCACGAAGAACGGCAGCGACCGCCCGACCGACTTCAAAACCGACACCCCCGGCGTGACGGTGATGAAGCTGCTCCGCCAGGGCGAAAAGTAA
- a CDS encoding Hsp70 family protein, which translates to MASRYVVGIDLGTTNSALAYVDTTAGDKPPVTPFAVPQVVSQGAVEERPLLPSFLYLPGDGEQPAGALKLPWDAARDYSVGEYARAYGSQVPTRLVASAKSWLSHPGADRKGPILPFRAPETGRRVSPVEAATRYLKHLAEAWNHAGPGKGTADKLEAQDIVLTVPASFDAAARDLTIEAARAAGFENLTLLEEPQAAFYAWLDRTGDGWREHVGVGDLVLVADVGGGTTDFTLIEVAEDGGNLNLTRLAVGDHLLLGGDNMDLTLAYQVSQALAKNNTKLDAGQMVQLTYACRGAKEQLFANPRLTKAPVTVLGKGRSLVGGTIKHDLPRADMEAVLIDGFFPECARDAEPARARTVGLQELGLPYVSDPGITRHLAAFLSRQAESLAGRESAKKAGKKGAVLPTALLFNGGVFKADPMRNRLLGVLASWAKSAKADAPRELPGADLDLAVARGAAYYGLVRRGKGVRIRGGTARAYYVGVETAAPAVPGLAPPIKALCVAPFGMEEGTEADIPGAEFGLVTGEEAEFRFLGSTTRRTDAAGTVVDEWEGQAEELAPIRTTLEAKGAAARQVVPVHLHSKVTAVGQLELWLFSRDGKQRWKLEYNVREGR; encoded by the coding sequence ATGGCTTCCCGGTACGTCGTCGGCATCGACCTCGGCACCACCAACTCCGCCCTCGCCTACGTGGACACGACCGCCGGCGACAAGCCGCCCGTCACGCCGTTCGCCGTCCCGCAGGTCGTGTCCCAGGGCGCCGTCGAGGAGCGGCCGCTGCTGCCGTCGTTCCTCTACCTCCCCGGCGACGGCGAACAACCCGCCGGCGCCCTGAAGCTGCCGTGGGACGCCGCCCGCGACTACAGCGTCGGTGAGTACGCCCGCGCCTACGGGTCGCAGGTGCCGACGCGGCTCGTTGCCTCCGCGAAGTCGTGGCTGAGCCACCCGGGGGCCGACCGCAAGGGGCCGATCCTGCCGTTCCGCGCACCCGAGACCGGCCGCCGAGTGTCGCCGGTGGAAGCGGCCACGCGCTACCTCAAGCACCTCGCCGAGGCCTGGAACCACGCCGGCCCGGGGAAGGGGACCGCCGACAAGCTCGAAGCCCAGGACATCGTGCTGACGGTCCCCGCGTCGTTCGACGCCGCCGCCCGCGACCTGACGATCGAGGCCGCCCGCGCCGCGGGCTTCGAGAACCTGACGCTGCTGGAGGAACCGCAGGCCGCCTTCTACGCCTGGCTCGACCGCACCGGCGACGGGTGGCGCGAGCACGTCGGCGTCGGCGACCTCGTGCTCGTGGCCGACGTCGGCGGCGGCACCACCGACTTCACGCTGATCGAGGTCGCGGAGGACGGCGGCAACCTGAACCTGACGCGGCTGGCGGTCGGCGACCACCTGCTGCTCGGCGGCGACAACATGGACCTGACGCTGGCCTACCAGGTGTCGCAGGCGCTGGCGAAGAACAACACGAAGCTCGACGCCGGCCAGATGGTGCAGCTCACCTACGCCTGCCGCGGCGCGAAGGAGCAACTGTTCGCCAACCCGCGGCTGACGAAGGCGCCGGTGACGGTGCTGGGCAAGGGTCGCAGCCTGGTCGGCGGCACGATCAAGCACGACCTGCCGCGGGCGGACATGGAGGCGGTGCTGATCGACGGCTTCTTCCCCGAGTGCGCCCGCGACGCCGAACCCGCCCGCGCCCGCACCGTGGGGTTGCAGGAGTTGGGGCTCCCCTACGTGTCCGACCCCGGCATCACGCGGCACCTCGCCGCGTTCCTCAGCCGGCAAGCCGAGTCGCTGGCCGGGCGCGAGTCGGCGAAGAAGGCGGGCAAGAAGGGCGCGGTGCTGCCGACGGCGCTGCTGTTCAACGGCGGCGTCTTCAAGGCCGACCCGATGCGGAACCGGCTGTTGGGCGTGCTCGCCTCGTGGGCCAAGAGCGCGAAGGCCGACGCCCCGCGCGAGCTCCCCGGCGCCGACCTGGATTTGGCGGTGGCTCGTGGGGCCGCGTACTACGGCCTCGTGCGCCGGGGAAAGGGCGTGCGCATCCGCGGCGGCACGGCGCGGGCGTACTACGTTGGCGTCGAGACGGCGGCGCCGGCAGTGCCGGGGCTGGCGCCGCCGATCAAGGCGCTGTGCGTCGCCCCGTTCGGGATGGAGGAGGGAACCGAGGCCGACATCCCCGGCGCCGAGTTCGGGCTGGTGACCGGCGAGGAGGCCGAGTTCCGCTTCCTGGGTTCGACGACGCGCCGCACCGACGCGGCGGGCACGGTGGTGGACGAGTGGGAGGGCCAGGCGGAGGAACTGGCCCCGATCCGGACGACGCTGGAGGCGAAGGGCGCGGCCGCGAGGCAGGTGGTGCCGGTCCACCTGCACAGCAAGGTGACGGCGGTGGGCCAGCTGGAGCTGTGGCTGTTCAGCCGCGACGGCAAGCAGCGGTGGAAGCTGGAGTACAACGTCCGCGAGGGGCGGTGA